The DNA sequence CTCTGGCTCATTTGAGTGAAAGGGGCTAAATTTACTGCCGGCATTGGGTAGTTTAAAGACGTATTTGGCTCCGCTTAAAACGGCTAGCGGCGTAGCCTGCGGCTCGTTTGAGTGCAGGATAAAAACTATGTCCGGCTTTATCTTTTTTAGCTGCGATAAAGAGCGCAAAAAGCCGCCTTTTTTGCCGTCATAAAGCAAAATTTCATCGATATTCGGATCGGTTTTAAAAAGCGGCGCGGTAGATGGATTTAGCAAGGCAACCGTGCGTACGTGCGGGAAATTTTGCCGAAAGACGCGAAAAACGGGCGTGTTAAAAATCGTGTCGCCAAGCGCGGTGTTGCTAAAAAAACAGACCGTTTGGACGGGCTGCGTAACCAGCTGCGTTTTGCGTACGCTTTTAAATCGCAAAATGAGCCGCGCCGCGCCCTCAAAAAGCCTCATACATCGCTTCCGTCTGCGCAACCATCGTCTCTATCGAGAAGTTTCGCACGATAAATTCCCTCGCGTTCACGCTAAATTTCGCCCGAAGCGCCGCGTCTTCTATCAGCGTTTTTAAAGCCTCTTTGAGCGATTCTTTGTCGCCGTTTTTAAACAAAAGCCCCGTTTCGCCGCTATTTATCGCCTCACCGATACCGCCCGCGTCGCTACCGATGCAAGGCACCCCGCACGACTGCGCCTCGAGTAGCGCCGTGCCCAGTGCCTCCATCTTTGAGGGCAGCACGAAAATATCAAAACTGCCCAAAAACTCGCTCACGTTGGTGCGCGAGCCTAGCATATAGATGTTTGGCGTTTTTATTTTTTTTAGATTTTCCTCCTGCGGACCGTCACCGACCACGACTAGAGCGGTATTTGGTAGATTTAGCTCACTAAAGGCTTCAAACAAAAGCTGATGATTTTTCGCCGCGCGCAAGACCGCCACGATACCCACCACGACGCACTCCGAGCTCAAATTTAGCTCCTCTTTTATATTTTTAGTAAAATTTGGATTAAACCGCGCCGTATCTACGCCCGTGTAGATAACGTCTATCAAATTTTCCCGCACGCCCTGCGAGACTAGCTGAGTTTTGACGGCGTTTGAAACGGCTACGATTTTATCGTTTACATTATAACTAAATGCCGATCTGATCGGCGTTTGCAGGTGTCTGGTGCGCACTACTTTAGCACCCGTTAGCTTTGAGACGATCGCGCCAATGTTGCCATCCTTGCCCGAGTGCGTGGCGATGACGGAGATATTTTTTTCGCGCACGAAACGGCAAATTTTAAAAATTTCAAAAATATTATAGACCTTGCTTAGGTTAAATTTCACAAACTCGCAATCAATCGGCTTTTCAAAGCTTTTTGAGCCGGGATTTAGCGCGTAAAATACCTTAAATTTATCCTTGTTTAGCCCGTTTATGACGCGCTGCGTGCGGTGCTCCTGACCGCCAAAGCCCAGCGAGCTTTCAAGCTCTAGGATGTTGATTTTGTCCGTTTTTTTCATATATTTTTGACCGCCTCGTAGATTTCCTCGTCCGCGACGTCCTGCGCCCTTTTACTCGAGCTTTGTAGCACGGTACACTCCGCGCCGCCGTAAATCGGAGCCCAGCGAGCGGCGTCTGTTTTGCCAAGCACGAGTACCGTTTTTACCCCAAGCGCAGGAGCTAAATGCGCAACGCCGCCGTCAAGCGTGAGGACAAATTTAGCCGCCCAGATATAGCCGGCTAGCTCGTCTAAATTTTTAGTCGAGTCAAACTCTACGCCCGCTTCTTGCGCTACTTTTTCGCCAAATTTTACGTCCTCTGCGCTAACGGCGACGCGTCCGAAATTTTGCTTTAAAAA is a window from the Campylobacter massiliensis genome containing:
- a CDS encoding glycosyltransferase family 4 protein → MKKTDKINILELESSLGFGGQEHRTQRVINGLNKDKFKVFYALNPGSKSFEKPIDCEFVKFNLSKVYNIFEIFKICRFVREKNISVIATHSGKDGNIGAIVSKLTGAKVVRTRHLQTPIRSAFSYNVNDKIVAVSNAVKTQLVSQGVRENLIDVIYTGVDTARFNPNFTKNIKEELNLSSECVVVGIVAVLRAAKNHQLLFEAFSELNLPNTALVVVGDGPQEENLKKIKTPNIYMLGSRTNVSEFLGSFDIFVLPSKMEALGTALLEAQSCGVPCIGSDAGGIGEAINSGETGLLFKNGDKESLKEALKTLIEDAALRAKFSVNAREFIVRNFSIETMVAQTEAMYEAF